Proteins encoded by one window of Chryseobacterium aquaeductus:
- a CDS encoding M16 family metallopeptidase encodes MKKILLSLGVVLMASASGFAQNIPTDSSVKTGTLPNGMKYYIKKNTLPEKKVDFRLAINAGSILEDENQRGLAHFMEHMNFNGTKNFPDNKLVDFLQSIGVKFGQHLNAYTSFDETVYMLPVPLDKPGNLDAGLKVMEDWAFNATLTDEQINKERGVVLEELRLGLGADKRMSDKYLPKLLYKSQYADRLPIGTKEVLENFKPDVIRQFHKDWYRPDLMAIVVVGDINVDEIEKKIKENFGKYKNPSKPRERKTFDLPNHNETLVAIETDPDATNSMVEFTMKDSDSYKPDVTIEQYNQSLVENVATTMLNNRLRELVNSNNPPFTFGSVYHGGTYARTKEAFQGFAMVKEGNQLSALNVLLQETERAKRFGFTQSELDRAKSQIMSNMERSYNNRDKTESDMLVDEYVRNFLQQEPMPGIAWEYEDAKKFLPTVTLAQTNDIIKKMVKDDSRVVVITGPKKDNVTMPTEAMVLKTFDNVKVADLKPYEEKAAIKNLVKPFKSDGTIAKTETDAKLGTTTWTLGNGAKVTFKKTDFKDDEIVFTARSLGGNSLIPDADYNKTQFAYQALTEAGVNGASKADLTNYMAGKQASVNPFIGTLTEGINGRTSQKDLGSAMELIYAYFTGLNYSPEAFNAYKMKQSAMLDNLLSDPQFYFSSEHAKFTQQKNPRFIGYIPMEKDWAATDYKKAYDIYKEKFANAGNFHFYFVGNIDEAKFKNEVLQYIASLPSAGKATNYKDTGYRSISGDHTKVYKKGKDPKSMVQIVYSGETTYDEKEAMALSALGEVATIKVIEKLREDESGIYGGGARGGMSKVPYSSYSFSISFPCGPENADKLTKSAIAELQKIIDKGPEQKDLDKYKEGEMNDYKTDIKDNNYWMSAIAKNQLDGSDKYEILNYEQKVKALTLKDLQNVAKKYLTKNRIVATLMPEDGWEKAPKKAETAEAKAVMVK; translated from the coding sequence ATGAAAAAAATTTTATTATCACTAGGTGTTGTCTTGATGGCTTCAGCAAGTGGATTCGCACAGAATATCCCTACGGATTCTTCTGTAAAAACCGGTACACTTCCAAACGGGATGAAGTACTATATCAAAAAAAATACTTTACCAGAAAAGAAAGTAGATTTTCGTTTGGCAATCAATGCCGGATCTATTCTTGAAGACGAAAACCAAAGAGGTCTTGCTCACTTTATGGAGCACATGAACTTCAATGGAACCAAAAATTTCCCAGACAACAAATTGGTAGACTTTCTACAATCTATCGGGGTGAAGTTTGGTCAGCATCTTAATGCATATACAAGTTTTGATGAGACCGTATATATGCTTCCGGTTCCTCTAGACAAGCCGGGAAATCTTGATGCAGGTCTGAAAGTAATGGAAGATTGGGCATTTAATGCTACCCTAACTGACGAGCAGATCAATAAAGAAAGAGGTGTTGTTTTGGAAGAATTAAGACTTGGTTTGGGTGCAGACAAAAGAATGTCTGACAAATATCTGCCAAAACTTTTATACAAATCACAATATGCAGACAGACTGCCTATCGGTACCAAAGAAGTCCTTGAGAATTTCAAACCGGATGTGATAAGACAGTTTCACAAAGATTGGTATAGACCAGACTTGATGGCAATTGTAGTTGTGGGAGACATCAATGTAGATGAAATTGAGAAGAAAATAAAAGAAAATTTCGGGAAATACAAAAACCCGTCTAAGCCAAGAGAAAGAAAAACTTTTGATCTGCCTAATCACAACGAAACTCTTGTAGCTATAGAAACTGATCCTGATGCAACCAATTCTATGGTTGAGTTTACAATGAAAGATTCAGATTCTTATAAGCCGGATGTTACAATAGAGCAATACAACCAAAGTCTTGTAGAAAACGTTGCAACGACAATGTTGAATAACAGATTGAGAGAATTGGTCAATTCAAACAATCCGCCTTTCACATTCGGATCTGTTTATCATGGTGGTACTTATGCGAGAACCAAGGAAGCTTTTCAGGGTTTTGCAATGGTAAAAGAAGGAAATCAACTTAGTGCACTTAATGTACTTTTGCAGGAAACTGAAAGAGCAAAAAGATTCGGATTTACACAATCAGAATTAGACAGGGCAAAATCTCAGATTATGTCTAATATGGAAAGGTCTTACAATAACCGCGACAAAACTGAGAGTGATATGTTGGTAGACGAATATGTAAGAAACTTCCTACAGCAGGAGCCAATGCCTGGTATTGCTTGGGAATATGAAGATGCGAAGAAGTTTTTACCTACAGTTACTCTAGCTCAAACCAACGATATCATTAAAAAAATGGTGAAAGACGACAGCAGGGTTGTTGTCATTACAGGACCTAAAAAGGATAATGTGACAATGCCGACAGAAGCGATGGTTTTAAAGACTTTCGATAATGTGAAGGTGGCTGATCTTAAACCTTATGAAGAAAAAGCGGCTATTAAAAATTTAGTTAAACCTTTCAAATCTGATGGTACAATTGCCAAAACTGAAACTGATGCTAAATTAGGTACTACAACGTGGACTTTAGGAAATGGTGCAAAGGTGACATTCAAAAAGACAGATTTCAAAGATGATGAGATTGTTTTCACAGCAAGAAGTTTGGGAGGTAACTCGCTTATTCCCGATGCAGATTACAACAAAACTCAATTTGCATATCAGGCTTTGACTGAAGCAGGTGTAAATGGTGCTTCGAAAGCAGATCTTACCAATTATATGGCAGGTAAGCAGGCAAGTGTGAATCCTTTTATCGGTACCTTGACAGAAGGAATCAATGGTAGAACCAGCCAAAAAGATCTTGGCTCTGCAATGGAATTAATTTACGCTTATTTTACAGGTTTAAATTACAGTCCGGAAGCATTTAATGCTTACAAAATGAAGCAGTCTGCTATGCTGGATAATTTACTTTCAGATCCTCAGTTCTATTTCTCAAGCGAGCACGCTAAATTTACACAACAGAAAAACCCAAGATTTATTGGTTATATTCCAATGGAAAAAGACTGGGCAGCTACAGATTACAAGAAAGCGTACGATATTTACAAGGAAAAATTTGCCAATGCAGGCAACTTCCATTTCTATTTTGTAGGAAACATTGATGAAGCTAAATTTAAAAATGAAGTTTTACAATACATCGCAAGTCTTCCGTCTGCAGGAAAAGCGACGAATTACAAAGACACAGGATACAGATCAATAAGCGGAGACCATACAAAAGTCTACAAAAAAGGTAAAGATCCGAAGAGTATGGTACAGATTGTATATTCTGGTGAAACTACGTACGACGAAAAAGAAGCTATGGCATTATCTGCTCTAGGTGAAGTGGCAACTATCAAAGTAATCGAAAAACTGAGAGAAGACGAAAGCGGAATTTATGGTGGTGGTGCAAGAGGCGGAATGAGTAAAGTACCTTACAGCAGCTATTCATTCAGCATTAGTTTCCCTTGCGGACCTGAAAATGCAGATAAACTTACAAAAAGTGCTATTGCAGAACTTCAGAAAATTATCGATAAAGGTCCTGAGCAAAAAGATCTTGATAAGTATAAAGAAGGTGAGATGAATGATTACAAAACAGACATCAAAGACAATAACTACTGGATGAGTGCGATCGCAAAAAATCAGTTGGATGGAAGTGATAAATACGAAATCTTAAACTACGAGCAAAAAGTGAAAGCACTTACTTTAAAAGATTTGCAGAATGTAGCTAAAAAATATCTTACTAAAAACAGAATCGTTGCAACCCTAATGCCGGAAGACGGATGGGAAAAAGCTCCAAAAAAAGCTGAAACTGCAGAAGCAAAAGCTGTAATGGTAAAATAA
- a CDS encoding DUF3109 family protein — MIQIDDKLISEDIFSEEFVCNLSKCKGACCVEGDVGAPLDKEELVILDNIYDKIKPYLTQDGIKALDEQGTWTTDPTDGMYVTPMIEDAECAYVTFDERGITKCGIEKAYEDGAIDWQKPISCHLYPIRVTEYSSFTALNYHEWPICNDACTLGKELQVPVYKFLKTPLIRKYGEDFYTTLSDVAEEWKKEYGN, encoded by the coding sequence ATGATTCAAATAGACGATAAATTAATTTCTGAAGATATTTTTTCTGAAGAATTTGTATGCAATCTCAGCAAGTGCAAAGGTGCTTGTTGTGTAGAAGGCGATGTTGGTGCTCCCTTGGATAAAGAGGAGCTGGTGATTTTAGATAATATTTACGACAAAATAAAACCCTACCTCACCCAAGACGGAATCAAGGCTTTGGATGAACAGGGAACATGGACTACCGATCCCACTGACGGAATGTACGTAACTCCTATGATTGAGGATGCAGAATGTGCTTACGTAACTTTTGACGAAAGAGGAATCACAAAATGCGGTATCGAAAAAGCCTATGAAGACGGAGCTATAGACTGGCAAAAACCTATTTCGTGCCATTTGTATCCAATACGTGTTACCGAATACTCGTCTTTCACAGCATTAAACTACCATGAATGGCCAATCTGTAACGATGCCTGTACATTGGGCAAAGAATTGCAGGTTCCTGTATATAAATTCCTGAAAACGCCTCTTATAAGAAAATATGGCGAAGATTTTTACACAACTTTGAGCGACGTAGCTGAAGAGTGGAAAAAAGAATATGGAAATTAA
- a CDS encoding DUF6427 family protein, producing the protein MFRLLSKESNIFSIPVYIGFLLFGVIIFNILNFNTYEAIIAVITFLGISLGYFCFNAIALNYQTHLPLFLYTFFIFGLYPGKIDMGIAVALLTNSFILLLLTSTDEDLRKKSYVLVGSILALNFIFLPTTWPMIFFVLIHLIVTSERIGLNIFRFILGMSLIALSYFSVTFFLHFNDWNTDYLPFGKVKFVKNYTELFPLVPIFLMLIYAIYDHFRHYNKKSPVSRYKYTFLLVFSFAQIVSIVMYMNVNYEYLLLLAFPITIIISRMLKFIPKYWMQELCLWIIITSLIAYKAGTHFDLF; encoded by the coding sequence ATGTTTAGATTACTTTCTAAAGAGAGCAATATTTTTTCAATTCCTGTCTACATCGGCTTTCTTCTTTTCGGAGTAATTATATTTAATATACTGAATTTCAATACATATGAAGCGATAATCGCTGTAATAACTTTTTTAGGAATCTCTCTGGGATATTTCTGTTTTAATGCAATTGCATTGAATTATCAGACACATCTGCCCCTGTTTCTCTACACATTTTTTATTTTTGGTCTTTATCCCGGCAAAATTGACATGGGAATCGCAGTGGCTTTGCTTACCAATTCTTTTATTTTACTTCTTCTCACAAGTACCGATGAAGATTTGAGAAAAAAATCTTACGTTTTGGTAGGTTCTATTTTAGCACTCAATTTTATTTTTTTACCGACCACATGGCCAATGATTTTCTTTGTACTTATACACCTTATTGTAACATCAGAAAGAATAGGTTTGAATATTTTCAGATTTATTTTAGGAATGTCTTTGATCGCATTGAGTTATTTTTCTGTGACGTTTTTTCTACATTTTAACGATTGGAATACGGATTATCTGCCATTTGGAAAAGTAAAATTCGTAAAAAATTATACCGAACTCTTCCCTCTCGTCCCGATTTTCCTTATGTTGATCTATGCTATATATGATCATTTTAGACATTACAACAAAAAAAGCCCTGTAAGTCGCTACAAATATACATTTCTGCTTGTTTTTTCGTTTGCACAAATCGTAAGCATTGTGATGTATATGAATGTCAATTACGAATATTTACTTCTTTTAGCGTTTCCCATTACAATTATTATAAGCAGGATGCTTAAATTTATACCTAAATATTGGATGCAGGAACTCTGCTTGTGGATAATTATCACCAGTTTGATAGCATATAAAGCAGGTACTCATTTCGATTTATTTTAA
- a CDS encoding DUF6341 family protein → MTSFFLFLSDVFKWSFGFFTTFGNVLNWILFIVCCVLFTYWCYVLVVTLGGDKDKEYHSPTEGKNPYYDPTIYKKEG, encoded by the coding sequence ATGACGTCTTTCTTTCTATTCTTAAGTGATGTTTTCAAATGGTCTTTTGGGTTTTTCACAACCTTTGGAAACGTACTCAACTGGATTTTATTTATCGTTTGTTGCGTACTATTTACCTATTGGTGCTATGTCTTGGTGGTAACACTGGGAGGAGACAAAGACAAAGAATATCATTCTCCGACTGAGGGTAAAAACCCTTACTATGATCCTACGATCTACAAAAAAGAAGGTTAA
- a CDS encoding universal stress protein, translating to MINIILPVDFGEKSDQLVDEAVKFAKLVNGKINLIHIAPTDIGFAIGDMGYQYFPEVEENEIREELVLLNKINQKVLAHDIDCEHILKQGIAKDIILEYADTKNADFIVMGSHGRSGIYDVFIGSLTKGITKSSKIPVLVLPIHE from the coding sequence ATGATCAATATAATATTACCAGTAGATTTTGGCGAAAAATCTGACCAACTTGTGGACGAAGCCGTAAAATTTGCGAAACTTGTAAACGGTAAAATAAACCTGATACACATTGCTCCTACAGATATTGGTTTTGCAATCGGAGATATGGGTTATCAGTACTTTCCGGAAGTTGAAGAAAATGAAATAAGAGAAGAACTTGTGCTTCTAAATAAAATCAATCAAAAAGTTTTGGCTCACGATATAGATTGCGAACATATTTTGAAACAAGGTATTGCTAAAGATATTATTTTGGAATATGCCGATACCAAAAATGCAGACTTCATCGTAATGGGTTCACACGGTAGAAGCGGAATCTATGACGTGTTCATAGGAAGCCTTACAAAAGGCATTACTAAAAGTTCGAAAATTCCTGTTTTGGTTTTGCCAATTCATGAGTAA
- a CDS encoding fumarylacetoacetate hydrolase family protein, with translation MKIICIGRNYSEHAKELGNAIPDKPVIFMKPDTAVLKGNDFYIPEFSDDVHYELEIVVKISKGGKYIQKEAAGKHYDEIGLGIDFTARDLQSDLKSKGLPWELAKGFDGSAVVGNFFKKENYDLENLQFSLLKNKQEVQHGNSKDMMFKIDDIIAFVSQYFTLRVGDLIFTGTPEGVGKVSENDVLEAYLEEEKALDIRIL, from the coding sequence ATGAAAATAATCTGTATAGGAAGAAATTACAGCGAGCACGCAAAAGAATTGGGCAATGCAATCCCCGATAAGCCTGTAATTTTCATGAAACCCGACACGGCGGTTTTGAAGGGAAATGATTTTTACATTCCTGAATTTTCTGATGATGTGCACTACGAACTGGAAATCGTAGTAAAAATCTCAAAAGGCGGAAAATACATCCAGAAAGAAGCTGCCGGCAAGCATTATGATGAGATTGGTCTAGGTATCGATTTTACAGCAAGAGATCTGCAAAGCGATTTGAAGTCTAAAGGTTTGCCTTGGGAATTGGCTAAAGGTTTTGACGGATCGGCAGTTGTTGGAAATTTCTTTAAAAAAGAAAATTATGATCTTGAAAATCTCCAGTTTTCACTTCTGAAAAACAAACAGGAAGTACAGCACGGAAACTCAAAAGATATGATGTTTAAGATTGACGATATTATTGCTTTTGTTTCGCAGTATTTCACTCTGCGAGTTGGAGACCTTATCTTCACAGGAACTCCGGAAGGTGTAGGAAAAGTATCTGAAAATGATGTTTTGGAGGCATATCTTGAGGAAGAAAAAGCTTTAGACATCAGAATATTATAG
- a CDS encoding putative signal transducing protein — MNDLVKFKFYETALEANRDKQILAESDIQSFIANEQTLQSDWLLSQALGGIQLQVFEDDFENAEKILTDYHANNKFSLEVEHTVEDPKFDFVCPKCGSNHIYRDDSSTSFFGISLISSHKFVCYYCENEFTHE; from the coding sequence ATGAATGATTTAGTTAAGTTCAAATTTTACGAAACAGCTCTAGAAGCTAACAGAGATAAACAGATCTTAGCTGAAAGCGACATTCAGAGCTTCATTGCTAATGAACAGACATTACAGTCGGATTGGTTGTTGTCACAGGCTTTAGGCGGGATTCAACTGCAGGTTTTTGAGGATGATTTTGAAAACGCTGAAAAAATACTGACTGATTATCACGCAAACAATAAATTTTCTCTGGAGGTTGAACATACCGTAGAAGATCCCAAGTTTGATTTTGTTTGTCCGAAATGCGGCTCGAACCATATTTATAGAGACGATAGCTCTACGAGTTTCTTTGGTATTTCTTTGATTTCAAGCCACAAGTTTGTTTGCTATTATTGTGAGAATGAGTTTACTCATGAGTAA
- a CDS encoding 3'-5' exonuclease: MNLKLYKPLCIFDLETTGTNVGKDRIVEICILKVNPDSSRESKTWKVNPEMPIPLQSSEIHGIYDEDVKDAPTFREIASKVVEMISGADLGGFNSNRFDVPLLAEELLRADFDFDLSKFKLVDAQTIYHKMEPRNLGAAYQFYCGKTLENAHSAEADVLATFEVLDAQVGKYDDVPKDINALSEFSFHNKNADLAGFIGFNDKNVEVFNFGKYKGQGVKDVFKKDLGYYGWLQNADFPLYTKKVFTKIQLSSKF; encoded by the coding sequence ATGAACTTAAAACTATATAAACCGCTCTGTATCTTTGATCTTGAAACGACTGGAACCAACGTTGGAAAAGACAGAATTGTTGAAATCTGTATTTTAAAAGTAAATCCTGATTCTTCGAGAGAAAGTAAAACCTGGAAGGTAAATCCTGAAATGCCAATTCCGTTGCAGTCTAGCGAGATTCATGGGATTTATGATGAAGACGTGAAGGATGCTCCCACTTTTAGAGAGATCGCTTCCAAAGTGGTCGAAATGATTTCAGGTGCAGATTTGGGCGGATTTAATTCTAACCGATTTGATGTTCCTTTACTAGCTGAAGAATTGCTTCGTGCAGATTTCGATTTTGATCTGAGTAAATTCAAATTAGTTGATGCACAAACAATTTATCACAAAATGGAACCGAGAAATCTTGGTGCAGCATATCAATTCTACTGCGGAAAAACTCTGGAAAATGCACACTCGGCGGAAGCTGATGTTTTGGCAACTTTCGAAGTTTTAGACGCTCAGGTTGGAAAATATGATGATGTCCCGAAAGACATTAATGCATTGAGCGAATTTAGTTTTCACAATAAAAATGCTGATTTGGCAGGTTTTATCGGTTTCAATGATAAAAATGTTGAAGTTTTTAATTTTGGTAAATACAAAGGACAAGGCGTGAAAGATGTTTTCAAAAAAGATCTTGGATACTACGGATGGTTACAAAATGCTGATTTCCCGTTGTATACAAAGAAAGTTTTTACCAAAATTCAGTTATCAAGTAAATTTTAA
- a CDS encoding CDP-alcohol phosphatidyltransferase family protein encodes MNFIKNNLANAITLGNLFSGCIGVLHLILGDYQTAAICLILSLVLDFLDGFIARALKSNSNLGAQLDSLADMVSFGLIPGLAMFKMLEPFGNEILGMHLPFEIKYFGFLITLFSCLRLAIFNLDEDQKYYFKGLNTPSNTILIFGLLYAYKENQSFGFLLENEMSLLIITVASSWLLISPIKMIAMKFKSMKLEDNYPKLALLIGATLILLIFKTVGIPLVILYYILISLIFQKQLK; translated from the coding sequence ATGAATTTCATTAAAAACAATCTGGCAAATGCCATCACACTCGGAAATTTATTTTCAGGCTGCATCGGAGTTTTACATTTGATTTTGGGAGATTATCAGACAGCTGCGATCTGCCTTATCTTATCTTTAGTCTTAGATTTTTTAGACGGATTTATCGCCAGAGCTTTAAAATCAAATTCAAATTTGGGAGCACAGCTGGATTCTCTGGCAGATATGGTAAGTTTCGGTCTCATTCCGGGGTTGGCAATGTTTAAAATGCTTGAACCTTTCGGAAACGAAATTCTAGGAATGCATCTTCCTTTTGAAATCAAATATTTCGGATTTTTAATCACGCTTTTTTCTTGTTTAAGATTAGCGATTTTTAATTTAGACGAAGACCAGAAATATTATTTTAAAGGTTTGAATACGCCATCAAATACAATTCTGATTTTCGGACTACTTTATGCTTACAAAGAAAATCAGAGTTTCGGTTTTCTTTTGGAAAATGAAATGTCTTTACTGATTATAACTGTAGCTTCTTCGTGGCTTCTGATAAGTCCTATCAAAATGATTGCAATGAAATTCAAATCGATGAAGCTTGAAGACAATTATCCTAAACTAGCTTTATTAATCGGTGCAACTCTTATCTTACTTATATTTAAAACTGTCGGAATTCCTTTGGTGATTCTCTATTATATTTTAATTTCACTTATTTTTCAAAAGCAATTGAAGTAG
- a CDS encoding LTA synthase family protein, which produces MNFFKEFRKQEVLILCYRVFLAFVFYQIARFLFWFFNKDLIKIDCVADYFGLAYHGIAFDLTAILYVNSLFILLSLIPIIINTKKTYQKVLFWLYFITNGIAYSMNFGDFIYYKFSQTRLTSAAFQVAKHETNILKVFTVSTKEHPFVIFWFVVLMVLWVFLYKRFKIQERKPVKKIPYFALSVITICISAVLIVGGIRGDFRHSTRPINLVDANKFVKTPLQGNVVLNSTFSFFRTLGSNNFKEVNFVDEKFIDENIQPYKIYDRQVTDKPNIIIFIVESFGREYSGAFNKDKNIKNYVSYTPFIDSLANESLIFPNTFANGRQSIHGMSSILAGIPSLTDAFTSSPYSNQKIQSIVSVCNEMGYDTSFYHGAPNGSMGFLGFGNILGFKNYFGKDEYNHNEDFDGMWAIWDEPFLQYFAKNVGKTKPFMSTVFTASSHHPFKIPEKYSGKFKKGNVEMHEPMQYTDYSIKKYFETAKKQSWFNNTIFVFTGDHPNQIYYPEYEKAMNRFAVPLIFYSPNPKFNLKGVNNELAQQIDIYPTVADLIGYNKKIRSWGRSLLSEKKYPSLIVNSDGTSEQFIYGNYIYRFDGKNITGIYDKNDLGFENNLNDKIKTPETEKGKMIAKAWYQDYMNRVINRKLN; this is translated from the coding sequence ATGAATTTTTTCAAGGAATTTAGAAAACAAGAAGTCCTCATTTTGTGTTACAGAGTTTTTCTGGCTTTTGTTTTTTATCAGATTGCACGATTCCTGTTTTGGTTTTTCAACAAAGATTTAATAAAAATAGATTGTGTTGCAGATTATTTTGGTCTGGCTTATCATGGGATTGCGTTTGATCTTACTGCGATCTTGTACGTCAATTCTTTATTTATTCTTTTGAGTCTTATTCCGATTATCATTAATACAAAAAAAACTTATCAAAAAGTTCTTTTCTGGCTGTATTTTATCACCAACGGAATTGCTTATTCGATGAATTTTGGTGATTTTATTTACTATAAATTTTCTCAGACCAGATTGACTTCGGCAGCCTTTCAGGTCGCAAAACACGAAACCAATATTTTAAAAGTTTTTACAGTTTCTACTAAAGAACATCCTTTTGTGATTTTTTGGTTCGTTGTATTGATGGTTTTATGGGTTTTTCTTTATAAAAGATTCAAAATTCAGGAGAGAAAACCTGTGAAAAAGATTCCTTATTTTGCCTTATCAGTAATTACTATCTGCATTTCTGCGGTATTGATTGTTGGCGGAATTAGAGGTGATTTTAGACACAGTACAAGACCAATTAATTTGGTTGATGCCAACAAATTTGTGAAAACTCCGCTACAGGGAAATGTGGTTTTGAATAGTACTTTTTCGTTTTTCAGAACGTTGGGAAGCAATAATTTTAAAGAAGTGAATTTCGTTGATGAAAAATTTATCGACGAAAATATTCAGCCATACAAAATCTACGACAGACAAGTAACTGATAAACCCAACATCATTATTTTTATTGTAGAATCTTTCGGGAGAGAATATTCAGGAGCTTTTAATAAAGATAAAAATATCAAAAATTACGTTTCTTACACGCCTTTTATCGACAGTTTGGCAAATGAAAGTTTGATTTTTCCGAATACTTTTGCGAACGGAAGACAATCGATTCATGGGATGAGCAGCATTTTGGCAGGAATTCCGAGTCTTACGGATGCTTTTACCAGTTCGCCATATTCGAATCAGAAAATTCAGTCGATTGTTTCGGTTTGTAATGAAATGGGATATGATACATCTTTTTATCACGGTGCACCAAATGGATCAATGGGATTTTTAGGCTTTGGAAATATTCTTGGGTTCAAAAATTATTTCGGAAAAGACGAATACAATCATAACGAAGATTTCGACGGAATGTGGGCAATTTGGGATGAACCTTTTTTACAGTATTTCGCCAAAAATGTAGGAAAAACAAAACCTTTCATGTCAACAGTTTTTACTGCTTCATCGCATCATCCTTTTAAAATTCCAGAGAAATACAGTGGAAAATTTAAAAAAGGAAATGTAGAAATGCACGAACCGATGCAGTATACCGATTATTCGATTAAAAAATATTTTGAAACTGCTAAAAAACAATCTTGGTTTAACAATACAATTTTTGTTTTCACGGGAGATCATCCTAACCAAATATATTATCCGGAATATGAAAAAGCAATGAACCGTTTTGCTGTTCCGTTGATCTTTTATTCACCAAACCCGAAGTTTAATTTAAAAGGTGTGAATAATGAATTGGCGCAGCAAATTGATATTTATCCCACAGTGGCAGATTTAATAGGATATAATAAAAAAATAAGAAGTTGGGGAAGAAGTTTGTTGAGCGAAAAAAAATATCCTTCTTTGATTGTAAATTCAGACGGAACTTCGGAGCAGTTTATTTATGGAAATTACATCTACCGTTTTGATGGTAAAAACATTACGGGTATTTATGATAAAAATGATTTGGGATTTGAAAATAATCTAAACGATAAAATAAAAACTCCCGAAACAGAAAAAGGAAAAATGATTGCAAAAGCATGGTATCAGGATTATATGAACAGGGTGATCAACAGAAAACTAAATTAA
- a CDS encoding DUF2147 domain-containing protein, which yields MKKLLATFVLSLFSVMSFAQIEGKWKTIDDETKQAKSIVEIWKKSDGKYYGKVSQLLIKPASPTCTGCKDDRKGKPILGMEIIRGLVKDGDEFTDGTITDPKTGKTYKCTITRAGDKLNVRGYMGVSILGRTQVWHKVN from the coding sequence ATGAAAAAATTATTAGCAACTTTTGTACTTTCTTTATTCAGCGTCATGTCTTTCGCACAGATCGAGGGAAAATGGAAAACAATTGACGACGAAACAAAACAAGCAAAATCTATCGTTGAAATCTGGAAAAAATCTGACGGTAAATATTACGGGAAAGTTTCTCAGTTATTGATAAAGCCTGCAAGTCCAACCTGTACAGGATGCAAAGATGATCGTAAAGGTAAACCAATTTTGGGTATGGAAATCATCAGAGGTCTGGTAAAAGATGGTGATGAATTTACAGACGGAACGATCACAGATCCTAAAACAGGTAAAACTTACAAATGTACAATCACAAGAGCTGGCGATAAGCTGAATGTAAGAGGCTACATGGGAGTTTCTATTCTTGGAAGAACACAAGTTTGGCATAAAGTAAATTAA